The following proteins are encoded in a genomic region of Helicobacter macacae MIT 99-5501:
- the nuoD gene encoding NADH dehydrogenase (quinone) subunit D — translation MAQIYTRLKPQFENIAFEKRDDNSMVLNFGPQHPSTHGQLRLVLELDGEQVKKAHPEIGYLHRGIEKLAENMIYNEFMPTTDRLDYIAASSNNYAFALGVERLIGLEVPRKAQVIRTTILELNRIISHIFFIAVHAMDVGALSLFLYAFKTREYGLDLMEDYCGARLTHNAIRIGGVPLDFPQGWLENLAAFLKEVQKSVELFEGLLDNNRIWRARLEGVGVIDADRAKSWGASGIMLRATGIKYDIRKEEPYELYDELDFCVPVGHNGDSYDRYRLYMLEIRESCKILEQLIALYPSASKQCENLRGGGLLADAPSFISAPKEEIMTQNYSLMQHFVLVTQGMRPPKGEVYVPTESPRGELGFFIHSLGNPYPQRVKIKTPSFAHTALLQEMLVGEYIADIVTIVGSCNAIFGEVDR, via the coding sequence ATGGCACAAATCTATACACGACTAAAACCACAATTTGAAAACATAGCGTTTGAAAAGCGCGATGATAACTCTATGGTGCTAAATTTTGGACCACAGCACCCTAGCACACACGGACAGCTACGACTTGTCCTAGAGCTAGATGGCGAGCAAGTCAAAAAAGCCCACCCAGAAATCGGCTATCTCCACAGAGGCATAGAAAAGCTCGCTGAAAATATGATATACAACGAATTTATGCCAACAACTGATAGGCTTGATTATATCGCTGCAAGTAGCAACAATTATGCGTTCGCACTCGGTGTGGAGCGACTTATCGGGCTAGAAGTCCCGCGCAAAGCTCAAGTGATACGAACCACGATTTTGGAGCTAAATCGTATCATTTCGCATATCTTTTTTATCGCCGTGCACGCTATGGATGTGGGTGCACTCTCACTATTTCTCTATGCGTTTAAAACGCGTGAATACGGACTTGACTTAATGGAGGATTATTGCGGTGCTAGACTTACGCACAATGCTATCCGCATAGGTGGAGTGCCACTAGATTTTCCACAAGGCTGGCTAGAAAATCTAGCAGCGTTTCTAAAAGAAGTGCAAAAAAGCGTAGAGCTTTTTGAGGGATTGCTAGATAACAATCGCATTTGGAGGGCTAGGCTTGAGGGCGTGGGCGTGATAGATGCAGATAGGGCAAAATCTTGGGGGGCAAGCGGGATAATGCTTCGCGCCACAGGGATAAAATACGACATTCGCAAGGAAGAGCCTTATGAACTATATGATGAGTTGGATTTCTGCGTGCCTGTGGGGCATAATGGCGATAGCTATGATAGATATAGGCTATATATGCTTGAGATTAGAGAATCTTGCAAGATTTTAGAGCAGCTCATTGCGCTATATCCCTCTGCTTCTAAGCAGTGTGAGAATTTACGCGGTGGTGGACTTTTGGCAGATGCACCTAGCTTTATCTCTGCTCCCAAAGAAGAGATAATGACACAAAACTATTCGCTAATGCAGCATTTTGTGCTTGTTACGCAGGGTATGCGACCACCAAAAGGCGAAGTGTATGTCCCCACAGAATCCCCTCGTGGCGAGCTAGGATTTTTTATCCACTCTTTGGGCAACCCATACCCACAGCGCGTAAAAATCAAAACTCCTAGCTTTGCTCACACTGCCTTACTGCAAGAAATGCTCGTGGGGGAATATATCGCAGATATTGTTACCATAGTTGGCTCGTGCAATGCGATATTTGGCGAAGTAGACAGATAA
- a CDS encoding NADH-ubiquinone oxidoreductase subunit E family protein, whose translation MKRFDLRHLGADFYTKMGEILESRLQNGEVGILLFELGEFSNVAKSAEFAQKNGCEILNSVRFNHCDWTLVVRKGSNLVSQSDSADLASQA comes from the coding sequence ATGAAGCGGTTTGATTTGCGACATTTAGGAGCGGATTTTTATACCAAGATGGGCGAAATCCTAGAATCTCGCTTGCAAAATGGCGAAGTTGGGATTTTGCTTTTTGAGCTAGGCGAGTTTAGCAATGTCGCAAAAAGCGCGGAGTTTGCCCAAAAAAATGGCTGTGAGATTCTAAACTCGGTGCGATTTAATCACTGCGATTGGACGCTTGTAGTGAGAAAAGGCTCAAATCTTGTAAGCCAATCAGATAGCGCGGACTTAGCAAGTCAAGCATAA